From the genome of Peptococcaceae bacterium 1198_IL3148:
CTTTTATCGATAATTCGCTTTGCCTTGCCTTCGCTTCTGGGGATTGATTTTGGCTCCACCAACTTGATTTTAGCTGATATGCCCAACACGCTCAGTATCCGTGATTTTAAACGCTTTTCTAGATCCTCTAAACCACGGACTTTATCAGAAAACATGTTGGCAGATACCTCTACCCAAATCTCTAAATCATCCATCGAGCCTTTGCGGTCCACAACCAACAGATAATGGGGTTCGGTCTCACCAAATTCCAACAGTATGCTCTCCACCTGGGACGGGAACACGTTAACACCACGAATAATCAGCATGTCGTCGGTACGGCCGGTAACCCTTTCCATCCGCACATGAGTACGCCCGCAGGCACATTGCTCAGGATACAAAACCGAGATATCCTTGGTGCGATAACGCAATACCGGAAAGGCTTCCTTGGTCAGCGAGGTGAATACTAACTCACCCTTTTGTCCGTAAGGTAACGGTTCGCCGGTGTCTGGATCGATAATTTCTGCGATAAAGTGATCTTCCATGATGTGCATCCCTTGCTTTTGTAAGCACTCACAGGCCACCCCTGGCCCAAGCACCTCCGACAGACCATAAATGTCAAGGGCGGTGATATTCCAACGCTCCTCCAGTTGCTTACGCATGGCTTCGGACCAAGGTTCGGCACCAAAGATACCCACCTTTAGCTTCACTTTATCCCAATCAACACCCCCGGCATGGGCCTCTTCTGCCATGTATAAAGCATAGGTTGGGGTACAGGTGAGCACAGTGGCCCCAAAGTCTTGCATCAACATCAACTGTTTAGCAGTGTTGCCACCGGACATGGGTACAACCGTTGCCCCTAAGGTTTCTGCACCATAGTGAACCCCCATACCACCGGTAAACAAACCATAGCCATAGGCGTTTTGAACTACGTCACTCTTAGTGGCCCCGGCCATAGTAAAACAGCGCGCCAGTAGGTTGCCCCAAGTATCAATATCCTTTTTAGTATATCCTACCACAATTGGTTTGCCGGTGGTACCACTGGATCCATGCAAACGCACCACGTCATCCTGAGGTACAGCAAACATGCCAAAGGGGTAGGTGTCGCGCAAATCTTGTTTAGTGGTAAAGGGGATATGTTTGATATCCTCTAAAGATTTTATATCCTCTGGCACGATACCCTTTTCCTTAAACCTTTGCTGGTAAAAAGGAACGCTATTGTAAAGTCGTTCAACCATCGCCTTTAGTCGCTGATATTGAAGTTGACTAAGTTCTTCCCTTGACATTGTTTCATACTTTTCTTGCCAATACATGGTAAAACCTCCTTAGTTATTTTATCTTTAAAAAAATAAAAACTCTCCATCCCACATGGGACGGAGAGTAATCCGCGGTACCACCCAAATTGGCCTAAAAGAGCCCAACTCTAAAGTACAGGAAAAAATAATTCAACCAGATAAATAAAAAAAGCACCTCTTCCCCTGTAGGGACGAAATGCTTTGATTTCGCGGTACCACCCTAATTGCTTAAAGCCGCTTTCTGGTTTGGAATTAGCTAATCCAATACCCTTTCCCTTTTAACGGCAGGAATACCCGGCTGCACCTACTGGATTTTTCAGCACAGCAACTCCGGAGGGAACTTCAATCATCCATCCCTTAAAGAAGCTTCCAGTCAAGACTTCTTCTCCCTGAAAGGTCAGCAATGACTTACTTTTCTCCATCATTGTCGTTAGTTTATTGGTATTAACACATAAAATAACATAAAGCTATTAAACAGTCAATAAAAACTTAAACTTAAATTAACTCCACCGGAATTCGCCATTTTTGCTGTAAATCAAGATAAGAGGCACCGGTTAAATCCCTGCCATGCATATCAAAGGCTATGGCCGGCATCAACACCACTTGCACTCCCTCTGCGTCGGCATGCCTAAAAGCACTCTCAAAATCAGCGGCCACCAATAGTCCCGCAGCCATGATGTTGCCCCCAAAATATTGGCTGGCCACCGGCCTCAGCTCTATTTCTGCTTCCCCCTGGTAAAGGCTGGCTAAAGCAACCTTTAAAACTGGAAAAGCCAACTGGGAACATAGCGCCAAAACCCTTTGGGCCCGGTGGCGGTTAACGGTCAGTTCCATGTCAGTTATGGTATCGGGATGCAAATCATAGGCCATTACCAATCCCGAAGGCTGGTGCTTCTTTTTCTGTAGTTTCAGGTGATGTGTCCGCTGACCCCGGTGGATACTAACGGTGGGATTTTCACAGGCCAGTACCCGATTAAAGGCCTGCACCCGGGTGACCACAGGCTGTCCGGTCACTTCGATAATCACGTCGCCCTTCTGCACACCGGCCTGGGCTGCGGGGCTATCTTTGATTACCCCCAGCACCTCAGCCTGTAAATCGGTAATCTGCTCCGGTTCACAGGTGAGCGGCACTGTAACCAGATTGCCCAAGTTTTCTCGCCATGCCCTCAATTGGCTCCACATAGACATGTCAAACTGTAACGCCGGCGGTGCCAGTTTGCTGTAACCCGGTAAAAACACCCGCACCGTTTGGGCACCATGTTGATCAAGATATTGCACCGTGTGGGTTAAATCTTCCCAACCTGTGACATGTGGCATAGCCACCATACTGCCGTGAAAGGGAATGCCATGCCGGTTCAGTAACGGCACGCAATCAATTGCTTGCTGGGCACGGCGATCCCCCATTAATTGATAGCGCATACTGCAGGAGGAACTATTAATTGATAAGTTAATAGTTATTGGCGCCAATGCCTTTAACCGGGTAATGGTGGTTTCATCTAACAGCGTACCATTGGTGGTTATTTGAATCGGTGTTTTAGGCATGGTACTGCGTATATGCTGCAATATTTGTAGACATTTAGGATGAGTAAATGGTTCTCCCTCCATGATCTTAGTTACCGATTCACCGATCACCACCGGTTTGCTGGCATCCATAAAGGAAAGGGCCTGTTTTACCTGGTCAATGGTTAAAGGGGCAACCCGATAACTCTCCACATTTGCCGGGTTCTGATGATGGCTACAAAAAACACATCTGACGTTACAGGTGGACGTTATTGGTAAAATATTAGATTTTGCTGCTGCATGATACAGTAAGCTTTCAATGTAAAATTGCTGATTGCCGTTCGCCCCGTAACCCACAAACAAATCCCTCTAATCTCAAGTTATTCACAAACTTATCCACATTACCCACAACCGAACATTCACAGCCCTTGGGATAAATGTTAATATTTATCTACACCCATAGTCAGGTTTGGGGTGGCGTTCAATGTCAGTGGGGCGAAATCCCCCCGCAAATATTTGTAGTAACCGGCACAGGCAATCATCGCTGCATTATCGGTACACAAAACCATCGGTGGATAGGTAACATTAATCCCTTTGGCTTGAGCCTTTAGCTGTAATTCACTGCGCAACAACCCGTTAGCCGCCACTCCCCCAGCCAGCATGATCTGCTTAACCCGATACCGTTCCGCTGCCAACACTGCTTTATCCACCAACACATCAACCACTGCCTGCTGAAAGCTTGCTGCCAGATCGGCCTTATTTACCTCGATATTCTTTTGTTGGGCTCGATTTAAATAGTTGAGCACCGCAGATTTTAAACCGCTAAAGCTAAAATCCAAACTACCTTCTTCCAAGTAGGCCCGGGGCATCGGAATGGCCTCAGCATTGCCACTGCGGGCCAGCTTGTCTATTAGTGGTCCGCCGGGGTAGCCCAAACCAAGGGCCCGGGCCACTTTATCGAAGGCTTCACCGGCAGCGTCGTCCCTGGTGTGCCCCAACAGCTTGTAACTGCTATGACTTTCGATCAGCACCAAATCTGAGTGACCACCAGAAACCACTAGACATAAAACCGGAAACTCTAAATCAGGTTTGTGTAAAAAGTTAGCGTGAATATGTCCTTCCAGGTGGTTAACAGCAATAAGCGGTTTGTCCAGCCCAAAGGCCATGGCTTTGGCCGCTGCCACCCCCACCAGCAGCGCCCCCACCAATCCCGGCCCGTAGGTTACCGCAATGGCATCTAGATCCCGGTAAGATGTGTTGGCTTCTTCCAATGCTTGTAATATTACATGATTAATGGTCTCCAAGTGCTTACGAGAAGCCACTTCGGGAACAACGCCACCAAACTTCTGATGAAATTCAATTTGCGAGGCAATGATATTTGATTTGATTTCTACCCCGTCAACAACCACCGCAGCCGATGTTTCGTCACAAGAACTTTCGATTCCAAGTATTGTCACACTCAAGCTAAACAAACCACCTTTTATTCTTCATTAGTTACCAAGTTATCCTGCCACATAATGATGGCATCTTCATGGGTATCGTTGTAGTAGTTTTTTCTCAGACCCCGCTCTTCGAAACCCAGTTTTTTATACAAGTTACGGGCAATATCATTGGACGGTCGCACCTCTAGCGTCATTCTTACCGCCCCAAATTCCACCGCCTTTTTCATTAAGTGCTTCATTAACATCAATCCCACTTTTTTTCCCCGACTGGACGGGGAAACCGCTATATTGGTGATATGGGCTTCGTCCAATATCAACCACATGCCACCGTACCCAACCACTTTGGCTCCATCCAGCGCCACAACGTAGTAACTAAAATTATTTTGCAAAATTTCATATATAAAAGCCTGTTGGGACCAAGGGGTGGGGAAGGACACCTTTTCTATGCTCAGCACTTCCGGCAGGTGGGATAAATCCATTTCGATTAATTTAATTTCCACAGCCGCGCTCACCACTGCCTTTGTGTTTTTCAGCCCACTTCACCTCTGCTTCTGACGGGCGAATATAATTCGGTTTTATTTCCAGCGGAGACGATACTTCTCCCAAGTTTAACTTAACCAGCCCCAATTCAGCTACAGTGGCACCCCGGGGCAATACCGCCGCATTGGCAGCAAACTGTGCCTTGGCGCCCAAATGAGATTTTAGTTGTTCCCGATAAATATCTATGGCATCACCTAAAAACAACACCTTTTTATCGGGCCAAGGGCTTAATTGCTGTAGCAGTTCAGACATCGGCACCGCCATTGGTGGTGCCAACCGCTTAATCTCTGTAGCACCACCTTGATAGATGGCACTGTAAACTTCATTTTTACGGGCATTTAAGATTGGACATACCAACCCATGGTAACCAATCAACGGAAAAGACATGGCATCCAGCGTAGACACCGCAATGATTGGTATACCCCACACCTGGGCCAATGTTTTGGCGGTGGTCATGCCAATCCGCAACCCGGTAAAGGAGCCTGGGCCAGCAGATACAGCAATGCCGTTGATTTCCTCCTTTTTTATCCCCGCATCCACAATCACTTCTTTAATCATCGGTAACAGGTTTACCGAATGGGTACGTTTATTGTTTATAAATCGCTCAGCCAATACCTTTTCTTCAT
Proteins encoded in this window:
- a CDS encoding phenylacetate--CoA ligase, which produces MYWQEKYETMSREELSQLQYQRLKAMVERLYNSVPFYQQRFKEKGIVPEDIKSLEDIKHIPFTTKQDLRDTYPFGMFAVPQDDVVRLHGSSGTTGKPIVVGYTKKDIDTWGNLLARCFTMAGATKSDVVQNAYGYGLFTGGMGVHYGAETLGATVVPMSGGNTAKQLMLMQDFGATVLTCTPTYALYMAEEAHAGGVDWDKVKLKVGIFGAEPWSEAMRKQLEERWNITALDIYGLSEVLGPGVACECLQKQGMHIMEDHFIAEIIDPDTGEPLPYGQKGELVFTSLTKEAFPVLRYRTKDISVLYPEQCACGRTHVRMERVTGRTDDMLIIRGVNVFPSQVESILLEFGETEPHYLLVVDRKGSMDDLEIWVEVSANMFSDKVRGLEDLEKRLKSRILSVLGISAKIKLVEPKSIPRSEGKAKRIIDKRV
- a CDS encoding DUF512 domain-containing protein — encoded protein: MGYGANGNQQFYIESLLYHAAAKSNILPITSTCNVRCVFCSHHQNPANVESYRVAPLTIDQVKQALSFMDASKPVVIGESVTKIMEGEPFTHPKCLQILQHIRSTMPKTPIQITTNGTLLDETTITRLKALAPITINLSINSSSCSMRYQLMGDRRAQQAIDCVPLLNRHGIPFHGSMVAMPHVTGWEDLTHTVQYLDQHGAQTVRVFLPGYSKLAPPALQFDMSMWSQLRAWRENLGNLVTVPLTCEPEQITDLQAEVLGVIKDSPAAQAGVQKGDVIIEVTGQPVVTRVQAFNRVLACENPTVSIHRGQRTHHLKLQKKKHQPSGLVMAYDLHPDTITDMELTVNRHRAQRVLALCSQLAFPVLKVALASLYQGEAEIELRPVASQYFGGNIMAAGLLVAADFESAFRHADAEGVQVVLMPAIAFDMHGRDLTGASYLDLQQKWRIPVELI
- the tsaD gene encoding tRNA (adenosine(37)-N6)-threonylcarbamoyltransferase complex transferase subunit TsaD; translation: MSVTILGIESSCDETSAAVVVDGVEIKSNIIASQIEFHQKFGGVVPEVASRKHLETINHVILQALEEANTSYRDLDAIAVTYGPGLVGALLVGVAAAKAMAFGLDKPLIAVNHLEGHIHANFLHKPDLEFPVLCLVVSGGHSDLVLIESHSSYKLLGHTRDDAAGEAFDKVARALGLGYPGGPLIDKLARSGNAEAIPMPRAYLEEGSLDFSFSGLKSAVLNYLNRAQQKNIEVNKADLAASFQQAVVDVLVDKAVLAAERYRVKQIMLAGGVAANGLLRSELQLKAQAKGINVTYPPMVLCTDNAAMIACAGYYKYLRGDFAPLTLNATPNLTMGVDKY
- the rimI gene encoding ribosomal protein S18-alanine N-acetyltransferase yields the protein MEIKLIEMDLSHLPEVLSIEKVSFPTPWSQQAFIYEILQNNFSYYVVALDGAKVVGYGGMWLILDEAHITNIAVSPSSRGKKVGLMLMKHLMKKAVEFGAVRMTLEVRPSNDIARNLYKKLGFEERGLRKNYYNDTHEDAIIMWQDNLVTNEE
- the tsaB gene encoding tRNA (adenosine(37)-N6)-threonylcarbamoyltransferase complex dimerization subunit type 1 TsaB; amino-acid sequence: MYVLGIEAATPVAGVAVVNEEKVLAERFINNKRTHSVNLLPMIKEVIVDAGIKKEEINGIAVSAGPGSFTGLRIGMTTAKTLAQVWGIPIIAVSTLDAMSFPLIGYHGLVCPILNARKNEVYSAIYQGGATEIKRLAPPMAVPMSELLQQLSPWPDKKVLFLGDAIDIYREQLKSHLGAKAQFAANAAVLPRGATVAELGLVKLNLGEVSSPLEIKPNYIRPSEAEVKWAEKHKGSGERGCGN